From the genome of Corallococcus macrosporus DSM 14697:
GCCCCTCACCCGGGGGCCGTCATGCGGGGCTGCCAGTAGCGCCACGACGGGGCTGTATCAGCGTGCGGGGGTGGTGAGGAACCTGTCCCGGAGGGCTTCCGCGTCCTGGCGATCAAAGCCCCGCCCCTGGAGGTGGGTGCGCCGGCTGACGGCGTGGAAGGTGGACTCCAGCGTCTGGATGAAGCGCCGCAGGTCCTCGGCGAGCCGGGCCCGGATGCCAGGGCCCTCCGGGGGCCAGGGCAGCTCCACCAGCAGCGAGGTGAAGCGGTCGAAGGCGTCGTAGTCGCCGTAGCGCAGGAGCTGGTAGCTGCCGTCGTGGAAGTAGCCCAGGAAGAGCTTGAGGGCGTCCAGCGCGCGCTCGGCGGCGGGCACGTCCTCGGCGCGCAGGTGGGACTCCGCGGACCGGCACAACTGGGCGTACACCCACAGGTCCTTGCGCAGCCGCAGCGCGCCCTCCTGGGGGCTCATCAGCTCGTCGAAGACGCCCTCGGACAGGCCTCCGTTGGGCGCCAGCGCCTCCACCAGCGCCACCACCTGCGTGCGCAGCACCGCCGTGAAGGCGGCGGCCGCGCGCAGCGGCGCCTCCGCGTCCCGGTCCAGGTTGACCAGCACCTCGCGGGCCACGCGCTCCGTCTCCCGGGCGATGTCGCGGGCGGCGCGCAGCGTGGCGGCCTGCAGCGACTTGGAGCCGGCCTTCGGGGACAGCTCGGCGTGCATCCACGACGCGAGCGCGTTGGCCTCGCTGCGCACCAGCGCCAGCAGCACGCGCACGCGGCGGGAGAAGGGCGGCTGCTCCTCCGCGTCCACGTAGGCCAGGTAGTGCAGGAGCCGGAAGAGGCCGAGGAAGGCGGTGGTGAAGGCGGTGCGCTGCTCCTCCTGGAGGGTGACCAGCGTGTCCAGCAGGCGCACCGAGCGGAGCCTGTCGTACTCGACGCGGAACTCCAGCGGGCGGAAGGGGCGGAAGTAGCGGTTGAGGACGATTTCGCGCAGCGACAGCTTGCCCACGTCCTGGAACAGGCCGAGGTTCGCCGCCGGCAGCTTGAGCAGGTGGTCCAGCAGGTTCTTCAGCGCGTCGAAGGCCTCGCGCAGCACGAAGAGGCTCTCCGGTGGCGTCTCCTGGTCCAGCTGCTCCTCGATCAGCGCGCGCCGGACGCGGTCATCCGCGAGCTGGGTCTCCACGTACTTGCGGAAGACCATCTTCTGGTCGCTGTCCGGGTCCTGCAGGTGGCGCGCGACGCGGATGGCGCGGTCCATGGCGTCGCGCACGTCCGCCAGCTCCTCGCGGAAGTCCCGCGTGACGAGCGGCCTGTCGCGCGCGTCCACCACCGTGTTGAGGTTGAGGTAGCGCTCCACCGCGCGCAGCAGCATCTCGAACTCGAAGAGCAGCTCCTCCCGCCCCTCCACGGGCACGCCCCGCAGCCAGCGCTCGCGCTCGGCGAGGAAGCCGGCGCGCGACGTCTGGGAGGCGCGCATCAGGTCGGCGTAGAAGTCGCGGGGGACGCGGGGCGGCGAGGAAGGCGTGTCCTGGCTCATGGCATCTCAGAAGAGGCTGCCCTGGGGCGTGGGCGGTGGCTGCTTCTTGAAGTACTGGTACGTGCGGTGGGTGGCCATCCGGCCCCGCGGCGTGCGCTGGAGGAAGCCCTCCTGCATCAGGAAGGGCTCGTACACGTCTTCAATGGTATCGCGCTGCTCGCCCACGCTGGCGGCGATGGTCTCCACGCCCACCGGGCCGCCGCCGAACTTGTCGAGGATGGTCAGCAGGATCTTGCGGTCCATGGAGTCCAGGCCGCTGGCGTCCACCCCGAGCCTGTCCAGCGACTTCTGCGCCAGCTCCAGGGTGATTCTGCCATTGCCCTCCACCTCCGCGAAGTCACGCAGCCGGCGCAGCAGCCGGTTGGTGATGCGCGGCGTGCCCCGGGAGCGGCTGGCCACCTCGCGCGCGGCGTCCTTGTCCAGGGGGATGCCCAGGATGCGCGCGGAGCGGTGGAGGATGCTCTCCAGGGCCTTGGCGTCGTAGTACTCCAGCCGCTCCTGAATCTGGAAGCGGTCGCGCAGCGGCGAGGTGAGCAGGCCGGTGCGCGTGGTGGCGCCAATCAGGGTGAAGGGCGGCAAATCAATCTTCATCGCCCGGGCGGCGGGCCCGGTGTCGATGGTGATGTCCAGCCGGAAGTCCTCCATGGCCGGGTAGAGGTACTCCTCCACGGCGGCGTTGAGGCGGTGGATTTCATCGATGAAGAGCACGTCGCGCGCGTCGAGGTTGGTGAGCAGGCCCGCCAGGTCCCCCTTGCGCTCCAGCGCGGGGCCGCTGGTGACGTGGATGCCCACGCCCAGCTCGTTCGCGATGATGTGCGCCAGCGACGTCTTGCCCAGGCCCGGCGGACCGGAGAACAGGCAGTGGTCCAGGGCTTCGCCCCGGCTGCGCGCGGCCTGCACGTAGACCTTGAGCTTTTCGACGACGGGCCCCTGGCCCACGTACTCGTCGAACGAGCGCGGACGCAGGGAAGCCTCGAGCCGGACGTCCTCGGGCAGGACGTCTTCCGAGAGTGTGTCGGACTTCCTCGCCATAACGTCCGGACCCTATACAGGAAGGCCGCGCGTGTCGCCGCACATCTGGCGGCGTTCCCCTCAGCGGCCCGCCGGGCCCGCCAGCCAGGCGGGCGCAGGCAGGGGAAGACAGGCTCCCCTCCCGGCGTTCCCGGCACGAGCCCCCGCCGCTACTCCGAGGCGATTGAAGTGCGCCCGGGGTGTGCGAGAGTCGAGTCCAGGAGCCCCCATGAACACGAGCCCGGTGTTTCGTCCCCTCCCCTCCCTGGCTGGCGCGCGCGCCGAACCCATCCCCGGGCTGCGGCTCCAGAAGCTCCGCCGGGCCGCGCAGGATGCGCGGGAGGCCTTCGTGAAGGAGGGCCCGGTGGCCGCGGTGGCCACGTGTGAGCTCGTCACCTTCCCCTACCCCGCCCCGTTCGCCTTCAGCGGCGCGGCGCTGTCCCCGGCGCCCTACGTCATGCTGACCCACCGGATGCAGGTGGTGCAGTTCGTGGACCGGGAGGGCACGCGGCGCACCCTGCTCTTCAACCCGTCCGACTACGAGCGCGGCGTCCTCGCCCCCTTCTACCGCGCGCTGCGCGAGCGCTACGGCGCCTTCGTCTCCGACAAGGTGATGTCCACGCGGCACGGCTCGGTGCAGAGCCACCTGGCGGCGCTGGGGCTCACCCCGGCGGACGTGGACTACCTGGCCTTCGACCACCTCCACATCCAGGACCTGCGCGGCTGGCTGGGCGGAGACGGCATGCCCGCGTACTTCCCCCGGGCCCGGCTGCTGGTGCAGCGCTCCGAATGGGAGGTGGCCGCGGAGCCGCACCCCATGCAGGCGGTGTGGCTCGTCCCGGGCGGCGTCGACATCCCCCGCGAGCGCGTGGTGCTGCTGGACGGCGACGTGTGGCTGGGCCAGGGCGCGGCGCTGCTCAGCACGCCGGGCCACACGCGCGGCAACATGTCGCTGGCGGTGGCCACCTCGCGCGAGGTGTTCGTCACCAGTGAGAATGGCGTGGCCACGGAGAGCTACACCCCGCTGCAGTCCGCCATCCCCGGCGTGCGCCGCTTCGCCGAGCACATGGGCTGGGAGGTCGTCCTCAACGGCAACACGCGCGAGGACTCCCTGGACCAGTACTCCTCCATGGTGGTGGAGAAGCTGTTCGCGGGCACCTCGTCCGTGGACGGCGCGTTCGTCAACTTCCACCCGTCCTCGCAGCTCACCGCGCACGTCATGGCGCCGGGCCTGTCGCCCACCATCGTCCTGCCCGCGCCCAACTTCGGCGACGTGCGGCCCAGCCCCGCGTCGCGGCGGGCGGCGTAGCGCGCGCGCCCGCGCTCAGCAGTCCTTGGCGAAGCAGAGCCACCAGGGGCGGAAGGGCACCGCGTACACCTCCAAATCCCGGGCGCCGTCCGACGCGGAGAAGAAG
Proteins encoded in this window:
- the ruvB gene encoding Holliday junction branch migration DNA helicase RuvB, with the translated sequence MARKSDTLSEDVLPEDVRLEASLRPRSFDEYVGQGPVVEKLKVYVQAARSRGEALDHCLFSGPPGLGKTSLAHIIANELGVGIHVTSGPALERKGDLAGLLTNLDARDVLFIDEIHRLNAAVEEYLYPAMEDFRLDITIDTGPAARAMKIDLPPFTLIGATTRTGLLTSPLRDRFQIQERLEYYDAKALESILHRSARILGIPLDKDAAREVASRSRGTPRITNRLLRRLRDFAEVEGNGRITLELAQKSLDRLGVDASGLDSMDRKILLTILDKFGGGPVGVETIAASVGEQRDTIEDVYEPFLMQEGFLQRTPRGRMATHRTYQYFKKQPPPTPQGSLF